GCGCTTTCCGACCGGGCTTGCCTATGATGAGGACACTTTGTTCTGGGCGCGGGTGATGAGCAAGGCATCGCTCGAGGTCGTGACGCAGCCCATCATGGTCTATTTCGTATCGTCGGGGCGCTCGGACGACCGCTTCACCATCAAGCCTGAGCGACGCTTCCTCGAATGGCGCCTGGCGCTGCGCGAACTCCTCGAATGCGGCATCCCCAAATCATCGCTGAAGGCGCGGGAGGGTCTTGTCGCGCTCAAGATCGCCCGTGTCCACTACGCACGGGGCGATCTCGAAACGGCGGCAAAATTCCTGGCGATTGCCAACGCCGCTCCCAAGGTCTCCGTCGATATCTGGCGCTGCATGCGCTATCGGCTGAAAATCGCGGCGTGGCGTCGTTTCTCCGACCATCAAATCCAGCTGCAAAGTGCGTGATGGCCGATGGGCCCGAGCTCGCAGTTGTGGTCATCGGTTTTCGGGCGCCAGCTGAGCTGGTGGCGGCGGTGAGGTCTCTGCTTGCCCAGAACATTCCGATCGAGGTCGTGGTCGTGAATTCCGGCGGGGGGAATGCCCAGGCGCTTCTGGCCGACGCCGGGCTCGCTGTGCCTGTCATCGAATTCGAGCAGAGGCTGTTCGCCGGCGCAGCGAGAAATAGCGGCATAGCGGCTACGAAGGCTCCTTTCGTCGCCTTTCTCGCGGATGATTGCCTGGCCTGCCCGCGATGGGCCGAAGTCCGGCTGCGGCATCATCGGGAAGGCGCAGCGACTGTCGCGAGCGCCGTCGTCAACAGCCACCCGCGCAACCTGGTCGCTTGCGCGGCGCATCTCGTTACCTACATGCGACGCCTGCCTGGCCTCCCCGACGAAAAGGCCCAGCGCTACGGCGTTTCCTTCGACCGTAGACTGTTCGATCAATACGGATTGTTCGATGAGCGACTGGCGTCGGGAGAAGACACCGAATTCATGGCCAGGTTGCCTGAGGCGATGCGGCCGGTCTGGGAACCGCGTATCCTCACCATCCATCGCAACGAGACGCGCCTGCTCGACATGCTGGCCGACCAGTATCGGCGTGGACGCCGCTACGGCGCCTATCTCGGGTCCGTCGATGCCGAAAGACCGCAGCGCCCCTTTCGCAAGGTGTTCCGCGACCGACGCAACGTCGCCAAGCTGGCGAGAGCGGGGCTGTCCGGAACGGAGAGGACTTTCGCGATGATGTCGCTGCCGATCGTGTGGCTGGCGTTGTTCGCCAAATCGCTCGGAGCCGTCGCCGGCGCCAAATATGGCGACAAGGCGGG
The window above is part of the Mesorhizobium sp. WSM4904 genome. Proteins encoded here:
- a CDS encoding glycosyltransferase family A protein, which encodes MADGPELAVVVIGFRAPAELVAAVRSLLAQNIPIEVVVVNSGGGNAQALLADAGLAVPVIEFEQRLFAGAARNSGIAATKAPFVAFLADDCLACPRWAEVRLRHHREGAATVASAVVNSHPRNLVACAAHLVTYMRRLPGLPDEKAQRYGVSFDRRLFDQYGLFDERLASGEDTEFMARLPEAMRPVWEPRILTIHRNETRLLDMLADQYRRGRRYGAYLGSVDAERPQRPFRKVFRDRRNVAKLARAGLSGTERTFAMMSLPIVWLALFAKSLGAVAGAKYGDKAGRRQ